A window of the Fuscovulum sp. genome harbors these coding sequences:
- the fabF gene encoding beta-ketoacyl-ACP synthase II gives MRRVVVTGLGMVTPLACGVEETWSRLLAGQSGAGPITRFDASNVVTQYACEIPMGDGSDGSFNPDDWMEPKDRRKVDDFILYGMAAAVQAVRDAGWEPEDEESRLRTGVMIGSGIGGLTSIAETAVLIKEKGPKRVSPFFIPGALINLISGQVSIRFGFKGPNHAVVTACSTGAHAIGDAARLIQWGDADVMIAGGAESPISEIGIAGFNACKALSTKRADDPTKASRPYDADRDGFVMGEGAGVVVLEEYEHAKARGAKIYAEVLGYGLSGDAYHITAPSEDGDGGYRSMAAALKRAGLTPADVDYINAHGTSTMADTIELGAVERLMGDAAAKATMSSTKSSIGHLLGAAGAVEAIFCVLAIRDQVAPPTINLDTPAVAPKLDLAPNKAVKRKIDVALSNSFGFGGTNASLVLGRVTDGVAG, from the coding sequence ATGCGTCGGGTCGTTGTCACGGGTCTGGGGATGGTCACGCCGCTGGCTTGCGGAGTGGAGGAAACCTGGAGCCGGTTGCTGGCAGGGCAATCCGGTGCCGGGCCGATCACGCGCTTTGATGCGTCCAATGTCGTGACGCAATATGCCTGCGAAATCCCGATGGGCGATGGCAGCGACGGGAGTTTCAACCCGGATGACTGGATGGAACCCAAGGACCGCCGCAAGGTGGATGATTTCATCCTCTATGGCATGGCGGCGGCGGTGCAAGCCGTCCGCGATGCCGGGTGGGAGCCCGAGGATGAGGAAAGCCGGCTGCGGACGGGCGTGATGATCGGCTCTGGCATCGGCGGGCTGACGTCGATTGCCGAAACGGCGGTGCTGATCAAGGAAAAGGGCCCCAAGCGGGTATCGCCCTTCTTCATTCCCGGCGCGCTGATCAACCTGATTTCGGGGCAGGTTTCCATTCGCTTCGGCTTTAAGGGGCCGAACCATGCGGTGGTGACGGCCTGTTCGACCGGCGCGCATGCCATCGGCGATGCGGCGCGGCTGATCCAGTGGGGCGATGCCGATGTGATGATCGCCGGCGGCGCAGAAAGCCCGATTTCGGAAATCGGGATTGCCGGGTTCAACGCCTGCAAGGCGCTGTCGACCAAACGCGCCGATGACCCGACCAAGGCCAGCCGCCCCTATGACGCCGATCGCGACGGGTTTGTGATGGGCGAGGGCGCGGGTGTGGTGGTGCTGGAAGAATATGAGCATGCCAAGGCGCGCGGGGCCAAGATCTATGCCGAGGTGCTGGGCTATGGCCTGTCGGGCGACGCCTATCATATCACCGCGCCGTCCGAAGATGGCGATGGCGGCTATCGCAGCATGGCGGCGGCCTTGAAGCGGGCAGGGCTCACGCCTGCGGATGTGGATTACATCAATGCCCATGGCACCAGCACCATGGCCGACACGATCGAACTGGGCGCGGTAGAGCGGCTGATGGGTGATGCGGCGGCCAAGGCCACCATGTCATCGACCAAATCCTCGATCGGGCATCTTCTGGGCGCGGCAGGGGCGGTAGAGGCGATCTTCTGCGTGTTGGCGATCCGGGATCAGGTGGCACCGCCGACGATCAACCTTGATACGCCCGCTGTGGCGCCGAAGCTCGACCTTGCCCCCAACAAGGCGGTCAAGCGCAAGATCGACGTGGCGCTGTCCAATTCCTTTGGCTTTGGTGGCACCAATGCCAGCCTTGTGCTGGGCCGCGTGACCGATGGGGTGGCGGGCTGA
- a CDS encoding methyl-accepting chemotaxis protein, with the protein MTHSSLLDTRPAAPPAAPTAQAEVATIRDIATEVGALSVSLADISGAVEDVDALMHRQVETLHALRGLSASLARGNGAIREAARSALSATVAARQTVATGLTRIDTALSDITTLANQVALFGDRINALTQALSRVARAVSDIDAIARTTNLLALNASIEATRAGDAGRGFMVVAQEVKHLSSRTQDATREIAANLGDLTREITAIAETGSAAAENAALVRGEAGRVSQVMAEIDGAVLAIADRQDQITETTNTAADLVTAAEKGVQGIGMGVSKAAGHLGSARSGLADLVAASERLASSTARLGVETVDTPFIQAVQRAAAAISAAFTAEVEAGRLPLRDLFDRDYRQIPDTNPPQMLATFTAMTDRLLPPIQEPLLALSPAVVFCAAVDVNGYLPTHNRAFSHPQRPGDPVWNAANCRNRRIFADRVGLSAGRNTRPFLLQSYRRDMGGGTFALMKDVSAPIFVQGRHWGGLRLAYRV; encoded by the coding sequence ATGACCCACAGCAGCCTACTCGACACGCGCCCGGCGGCCCCACCTGCCGCCCCCACGGCCCAGGCTGAGGTCGCCACCATCCGCGACATCGCGACAGAGGTTGGCGCGCTTTCCGTCTCGCTGGCCGATATCTCCGGCGCGGTAGAGGATGTGGATGCGCTGATGCACCGGCAGGTCGAAACACTGCACGCCCTGCGCGGCCTGTCCGCTTCGCTGGCACGCGGCAACGGCGCCATCCGCGAAGCGGCCCGTTCGGCGCTTTCGGCCACGGTCGCCGCGCGCCAGACGGTCGCCACCGGCCTGACTCGGATCGACACCGCCCTGTCGGACATCACCACGCTGGCCAATCAGGTTGCCCTCTTCGGTGACCGCATCAACGCCCTGACCCAAGCCCTGTCCCGGGTCGCCCGCGCCGTCAGCGATATTGATGCCATTGCCCGCACCACCAACCTCCTTGCCCTCAATGCCTCGATCGAGGCGACACGCGCCGGCGATGCGGGGCGCGGCTTCATGGTCGTCGCGCAAGAGGTGAAACACCTCTCCAGCCGCACGCAGGACGCCACGCGTGAAATTGCGGCCAACCTTGGCGATCTGACCCGCGAAATCACCGCCATCGCCGAAACCGGCAGCGCCGCCGCCGAAAACGCCGCCTTGGTCCGGGGCGAGGCGGGCCGCGTCTCGCAGGTCATGGCCGAAATCGACGGCGCCGTTCTCGCCATTGCCGACCGGCAGGATCAGATCACCGAAACCACGAACACCGCAGCCGACCTTGTCACCGCCGCCGAAAAGGGCGTGCAGGGCATCGGCATGGGGGTCTCAAAGGCCGCAGGCCATCTCGGCTCGGCCAGATCCGGCCTTGCCGATCTTGTCGCCGCCAGCGAAAGGCTGGCCTCCTCCACGGCCCGCCTCGGCGTCGAAACCGTCGACACGCCTTTCATTCAGGCCGTACAGCGGGCCGCCGCCGCCATCTCGGCGGCCTTCACCGCCGAGGTTGAGGCAGGACGCCTCCCCCTGCGTGATCTGTTCGACCGCGACTATCGCCAGATCCCCGACACCAATCCCCCGCAAATGCTGGCCACATTCACCGCAATGACTGACCGGCTACTTCCACCCATTCAGGAACCGCTGCTCGCCCTGTCGCCCGCCGTAGTCTTTTGCGCGGCGGTGGATGTGAATGGCTATCTGCCCACCCATAACCGCGCGTTTTCGCACCCGCAGCGGCCCGGCGATCCGGTCTGGAACGCCGCCAACTGCCGCAACCGCCGCATCTTTGCCGATCGCGTCGGCCTCTCCGCCGGGCGCAACACGCGGCCTTTCCTGCTGCAATCCTATCGCCGCGACATGGGCGGCGGAACCTTCGCCCTGATGAAGGATGTCTCGGCCCCGATCTTCGTGCAGGGCCGCCATTGGGGCGGGTTGCGTCTGGCCTATCGCGTCTAA
- the fabD gene encoding ACP S-malonyltransferase, protein MSRAFVFPGQGAQTIGMGRALAEAYPAARAVFDEVDAALGEKLSALIWEGDIAELTLTQNAQPALMATSIAALRALEAEGITIAKDVAFVAGHSLGEYSALCAAGALGLSDTARLLRIRGKAMQEATPVGLGAMAALLGLDFETASAVAAEAAQGEVCQAANDNDPAQVVVSGHKGAVERALEIAKAKGAKRAILLPVSAPFHCALMQPAAHVMAEALAAVVVEKPVVPVVVNVRAEAVTEPDRIRDLLVAQVTGAVRWRESVLWMAGAGVTEFWEIGAGKALSGMIKRIVPGDVVTRAVGTPEDVIAAKG, encoded by the coding sequence ATGAGCCGAGCATTCGTGTTTCCGGGACAAGGGGCGCAGACCATCGGGATGGGGCGGGCGCTGGCCGAGGCCTATCCAGCCGCGCGGGCGGTGTTCGATGAGGTGGATGCGGCGCTGGGGGAAAAGCTGTCGGCGCTGATCTGGGAGGGCGATATCGCGGAACTGACGCTGACGCAGAATGCGCAGCCCGCGCTGATGGCCACGTCGATTGCCGCGCTGCGGGCGCTGGAGGCGGAGGGGATCACCATCGCCAAGGACGTGGCCTTTGTGGCGGGGCATTCGCTGGGCGAATACTCGGCGTTGTGTGCGGCGGGGGCGCTGGGTCTGTCGGATACGGCGCGGCTGTTGCGCATCCGGGGCAAGGCCATGCAGGAGGCGACGCCGGTTGGCCTTGGGGCGATGGCGGCGTTGCTGGGGCTGGATTTCGAGACGGCGAGCGCCGTGGCCGCAGAGGCGGCGCAGGGCGAGGTGTGCCAGGCCGCGAATGACAATGACCCCGCGCAGGTGGTTGTGTCGGGCCACAAGGGCGCGGTGGAGCGGGCATTGGAGATTGCAAAGGCCAAGGGGGCCAAGCGTGCGATCCTTCTGCCGGTGAGCGCGCCGTTTCATTGCGCGTTGATGCAGCCCGCCGCTCATGTGATGGCCGAAGCGCTGGCCGCCGTGGTGGTGGAAAAGCCGGTCGTGCCGGTGGTGGTGAACGTGCGCGCCGAAGCGGTAACCGAGCCGGACCGCATCCGCGATCTGCTGGTGGCGCAGGTGACGGGCGCGGTGCGCTGGCGGGAATCGGTGCTGTGGATGGCGGGCGCGGGCGTGACCGAATTCTGGGAAATCGGGGCAGGCAAGGCGTTGTCGGGCATGATCAAGCGGATCGTGCCGGGCGATGTGGTGACGCGCGCCGTTGGGACACCCGAGGATGTGATCGCGGCCAAGGGCTGA
- the mltG gene encoding endolytic transglycosylase MltG has protein sequence MWRAIASNALTLFVVALVAAAGLLAWGREEYAGPGPLEQSICFRVERGASLSAVSRALEEQGAVSDARIFRIGADYSGKADGLKFGSYLVTPGQSMAQILDSLTAGGQSTCGREVNFRISVASAEVVLRELDPATNRYVEVVAFDPAVTAAPAEYLDVAEADDIRWRITLAEGVTSWQVVDALKRAEFMTGEIAEVPPEGTLAPDSYEVARGADRAALLAEMTARQTATLAELWAARVEGLPYETPEEALIMASIVEKETGIAEERKQVASVFVNRMRQGMRLQTDPTVIYGVTRGEGVLGRGLRQSELRRETPWNTYVIDGLPPTPIANPGRLSIEAALNPDTTDYLYFVADGTGGHAFGRTLEEHNENVARWRAIEAERGEDAATGVQD, from the coding sequence ATGTGGCGGGCGATTGCGTCCAATGCGCTGACGCTGTTCGTTGTGGCGCTTGTGGCGGCGGCGGGGCTGCTGGCCTGGGGCCGGGAGGAATATGCCGGGCCGGGGCCATTGGAGCAGTCGATCTGTTTCCGGGTGGAACGGGGGGCATCGCTCTCCGCCGTAAGCCGCGCTTTGGAGGAACAGGGTGCGGTCAGTGATGCGCGCATCTTTCGTATCGGGGCGGATTATTCGGGCAAGGCGGATGGGCTGAAATTCGGGTCCTATCTGGTGACGCCGGGGCAATCGATGGCGCAGATTCTGGACAGTCTGACCGCAGGGGGGCAATCCACCTGTGGCCGCGAGGTGAATTTCCGGATCTCGGTCGCAAGTGCCGAGGTGGTGCTGCGTGAGCTGGACCCGGCGACGAACCGCTATGTCGAAGTGGTGGCCTTTGATCCTGCCGTGACGGCGGCACCGGCGGAGTATCTGGATGTGGCCGAGGCGGATGATATCCGCTGGCGCATCACGCTGGCCGAAGGGGTGACCAGTTGGCAGGTTGTGGATGCGCTGAAGCGGGCGGAGTTCATGACGGGCGAGATTGCCGAAGTGCCGCCCGAGGGGACGTTGGCCCCCGACAGCTATGAGGTGGCGCGGGGTGCGGACCGGGCCGCGTTGCTGGCCGAGATGACCGCGCGGCAGACGGCCACGCTGGCCGAGCTGTGGGCGGCGCGGGTGGAGGGCCTGCCTTATGAGACGCCGGAAGAGGCGTTGATCATGGCGTCGATCGTGGAAAAGGAGACCGGGATCGCCGAGGAGCGCAAGCAGGTGGCGAGCGTCTTTGTGAACCGGATGCGGCAGGGGATGCGGTTGCAGACGGATCCTACGGTCATCTACGGCGTGACGCGGGGTGAAGGCGTGTTGGGGCGCGGGTTGCGGCAGAGCGAATTGCGGCGCGAAACGCCGTGGAACACCTATGTCATCGACGGGCTGCCGCCCACGCCGATTGCCAATCCGGGGCGGTTGTCGATTGAGGCGGCGCTGAACCCGGATACCACGGATTACCTGTATTTCGTGGCCGATGGCACCGGGGGACATGCCTTTGGCCGCACGCTGGAAGAGCATAACGAAAACGTCGCGCGCTGGCGGGCCATCGAGGCGGAGCGGGGCGAGGACGCGGCGACCGGCGTGCAGGACTGA
- a CDS encoding PACE efflux transporter: MALHQSPTLRRILYAISFEAGGILLSAALLLLMAETTAGSSLVFSVLASTVAMLWNLAFNAMFEAWESRQTTRGRSLKRRIAHALLFEAGLVLALLPLTAWWFSVTLVQALAYEAVLIAAFLIYTWAFTWAFDRIFGLPASAR; the protein is encoded by the coding sequence ATGGCTCTGCACCAATCACCCACCCTGCGCCGCATCCTCTATGCCATCAGCTTCGAAGCGGGCGGCATCCTGCTTTCCGCTGCCCTTCTGCTCCTGATGGCCGAAACGACGGCGGGCAGTTCGCTCGTCTTCTCGGTCCTTGCCTCCACCGTCGCCATGCTCTGGAACCTCGCCTTCAACGCGATGTTCGAGGCGTGGGAATCCCGCCAAACGACCCGAGGCCGCAGCCTCAAACGCCGCATCGCCCATGCGCTGCTGTTTGAGGCGGGCCTTGTCCTGGCCCTCCTGCCGCTGACTGCGTGGTGGTTCTCCGTCACCCTCGTTCAGGCGCTCGCCTATGAGGCCGTGCTGATCGCAGCCTTCCTGATCTACACTTGGGCCTTCACTTGGGCCTTCGACCGCATCTTCGGCCTGCCCGCCTCGGCGCGATAG
- a CDS encoding arginase family protein, translating to MATLGAMFGAGQVETFMGLPTCRDLAMVDAQIVLLGAAGCTPYPSVGFYCAGGPAAIRAAGAAYAANLGHMNFDLGGPILPPGVVAVDAGDIAVSEGDAPGNRARLRAAVGQVLAAGAVPVLIGGDDSLPIPMLQALADAGRRVTILQIDAHIDWRDEVQGERWGLSSTMRRASEMGHVERIVQVGQRGIGSARMADVADAQAWGVELVPAGEVARAGVWRAVDLIPEGAEVVICLDVDALDPAIMPAAIGRTAGGLSYWQVMELIGAVAEKGRIVAFDMVEFMPERDIDGLGAMVAAQVLAGAVGVIARQAQGVADAG from the coding sequence ATGGCAACCTTGGGGGCGATGTTCGGGGCAGGGCAGGTAGAAACATTCATGGGCCTTCCCACCTGCCGCGATCTGGCAATGGTAGACGCGCAGATCGTGCTGCTGGGGGCGGCGGGATGTACGCCCTATCCCTCTGTCGGGTTCTATTGCGCCGGGGGGCCTGCAGCGATCCGGGCGGCGGGGGCGGCCTATGCGGCGAACCTTGGCCACATGAACTTCGATCTGGGCGGACCGATCCTGCCCCCGGGCGTGGTGGCGGTGGATGCCGGCGATATCGCGGTGTCAGAGGGGGACGCCCCCGGCAACCGGGCACGGCTGCGGGCGGCGGTGGGGCAGGTGCTGGCGGCGGGGGCGGTGCCGGTGCTGATCGGGGGGGATGATTCCCTGCCCATCCCGATGTTACAGGCCTTGGCAGATGCGGGGCGGCGGGTGACGATCTTGCAGATCGACGCGCATATCGACTGGCGTGATGAGGTGCAGGGCGAACGCTGGGGCCTGTCCTCCACCATGCGGCGGGCGAGCGAGATGGGGCATGTGGAGCGGATTGTTCAAGTGGGCCAACGCGGTATCGGTTCGGCACGGATGGCGGATGTGGCGGATGCGCAGGCCTGGGGGGTGGAGCTTGTCCCGGCGGGTGAGGTGGCGCGCGCGGGCGTCTGGCGCGCGGTGGACCTGATCCCCGAAGGGGCGGAGGTGGTGATCTGTCTGGATGTCGATGCGCTGGACCCCGCGATCATGCCGGCGGCGATTGGCCGGACGGCGGGGGGATTGAGCTATTGGCAGGTGATGGAACTGATCGGTGCGGTGGCCGAGAAGGGGCGGATCGTGGCCTTCGACATGGTGGAATTCATGCCCGAGCGCGACATCGATGGGCTGGGCGCGATGGTGGCGGCGCAGGTTTTGGCGGGCGCGGTGGGGGTGATCGCCCGACAGGCGCAAGGGGTTGCGGACGCAGGATAA
- the fabG gene encoding 3-oxoacyl-[acyl-carrier-protein] reductase produces MFDLTGKAALITGASGGIGAEIARALHAAGATVGLSGTRVEPLEALAAELGGRAHVLPCNLSVPEEVEGLVKRATEAMGSVDILVNNAGITRDGLVMRMSDDDWASVMDVNLTATFRLCRAAIRGMMKARWGRIVNIGSVVGTTGNGGQVNYSAAKAGLLGLSKSLASEVASRGITVNVVSPGFIATAMTDKLNEDQKARILTAVPAGRMGEPAEIAAAVVYLSAPEAAYVTGATLHVNGGMDMV; encoded by the coding sequence ATGTTCGATCTGACGGGTAAGGCGGCGCTGATCACCGGGGCGTCTGGCGGCATTGGTGCCGAGATTGCGCGCGCGCTGCACGCGGCGGGGGCCACGGTCGGCCTTTCCGGCACGCGGGTGGAGCCGCTGGAGGCGCTGGCGGCGGAACTGGGCGGGCGGGCGCATGTCCTGCCTTGCAACCTGTCGGTGCCAGAAGAGGTGGAAGGGCTGGTCAAGCGCGCCACCGAGGCGATGGGATCGGTCGACATCCTGGTGAACAATGCGGGCATCACGCGCGACGGGCTGGTGATGCGGATGAGCGACGACGATTGGGCGAGCGTGATGGACGTGAACCTGACTGCGACATTCCGGCTGTGCCGCGCGGCCATCCGCGGGATGATGAAAGCGCGCTGGGGGCGGATCGTGAATATCGGATCGGTTGTCGGGACCACCGGGAATGGCGGTCAGGTGAACTATTCCGCTGCCAAAGCCGGGCTGCTGGGCCTGTCGAAATCGCTGGCGTCCGAAGTGGCAAGCCGGGGGATCACGGTGAATGTCGTGTCGCCCGGGTTCATCGCCACGGCGATGACCGACAAGCTGAACGAGGATCAGAAGGCGCGCATCTTGACGGCGGTGCCGGCGGGGCGGATGGGCGAACCCGCCGAGATCGCTGCGGCTGTGGTCTATCTTTCTGCGCCGGAAGCGGCTTATGTGACAGGGGCCACCTTGCATGTGAATGGCGGGATGGACATGGTCTGA
- the rpsF gene encoding 30S ribosomal protein S6, producing the protein MALYEHVFIARQDLSNTQAEGLIEHFSTVLADNGGKVVESEYWGVKTMAYKINKNRKGHYAFLKSDAPSAAVQEMERLMRLHDDVMRVLTIKVDTHGEGPSVQMQKRDERERGDRPEGGFGGGERRERSFGDRPDRGGDRGADRGGDRGGDRGGFRR; encoded by the coding sequence ATGGCTCTTTACGAGCATGTCTTCATCGCGCGTCAGGATCTTTCCAACACGCAAGCCGAAGGCCTCATCGAACATTTCTCCACGGTCCTCGCAGACAACGGCGGCAAAGTCGTTGAATCCGAATACTGGGGCGTCAAGACGATGGCCTACAAGATCAACAAGAACCGCAAGGGCCACTACGCCTTTCTGAAATCGGATGCGCCCTCGGCCGCCGTTCAGGAAATGGAACGCCTGATGCGCCTGCATGATGACGTGATGCGCGTGTTGACCATCAAGGTCGATACCCATGGCGAAGGCCCGTCCGTGCAGATGCAAAAGCGTGACGAGCGTGAACGGGGCGACCGTCCCGAAGGCGGCTTCGGCGGTGGCGAACGCCGCGAGCGCAGCTTTGGCGACCGTCCCGATCGGGGTGGCGACCGTGGCGCTGATCGTGGTGGCGACCGCGGTGGTGACCGCGGCGGCTTCCGTCGTTGA
- a CDS encoding DUF2726 domain-containing protein, translating into MFAEELKAILLATLVALAFGALLYLRLWPRKRRRARRAKNYSTWSGAAVPRPRLVPQPTLPPAPDLHDPAQQLHAIARVEFECTPLLNRQEARLLPLLESTARDAQSGHRVMAQTSLGELIRPKTGTASEDDRTAAFASINSKRLDFAIIDCAGRLAVAVEYQGSGHHQGTAFLRDAVKREAIRRAGIPFIEVEPDFDPALLRSRITGLLAPPTAAAGVTDLHSRRV; encoded by the coding sequence ATGTTTGCTGAAGAATTGAAGGCCATTCTCCTTGCGACATTGGTCGCACTCGCGTTCGGCGCCTTGCTGTATCTGCGCCTCTGGCCCCGCAAGCGACGCCGCGCGCGGCGCGCCAAGAACTACAGCACATGGAGCGGTGCCGCCGTTCCGCGCCCCCGTTTGGTGCCGCAGCCGACCCTTCCGCCTGCCCCCGATCTGCACGATCCGGCCCAGCAGCTTCATGCCATCGCGCGGGTCGAATTTGAATGCACGCCCCTTTTGAACCGGCAAGAAGCCCGCCTTCTGCCGCTGCTCGAATCCACCGCCCGCGACGCACAGTCAGGCCACCGCGTGATGGCGCAAACCAGCCTTGGCGAGTTGATCCGCCCCAAAACCGGCACCGCCAGCGAAGATGACCGAACCGCCGCCTTCGCCTCGATCAATTCCAAACGGCTTGATTTCGCGATCATCGACTGCGCCGGTCGGCTTGCGGTGGCGGTCGAATATCAGGGCAGCGGCCATCATCAGGGCACCGCCTTCCTGCGCGATGCGGTGAAACGCGAAGCGATCCGCCGCGCGGGGATCCCCTTCATCGAGGTAGAGCCCGACTTCGACCCCGCCCTCCTGCGCAGCCGCATCACGGGCCTGCTCGCACCGCCAACAGCGGCCGCAGGGGTGACAGACCTGCACAGCCGCCGCGTCTAG
- a CDS encoding ASCH domain-containing protein, translated as MAEEQIEVPGWGRLPCCRFGSTVEIEERLAALVIAGRKRATVWDGRDENPTVPGMRWAVMVGARPVAVMETVAVGRRRFDAIDAAFAALEGEGDGSLRFWQIAHEEYFGRAGPFDPQMWLWWEEFRLIAVIDADLAAAAPGHVAMEEAEARERLAARG; from the coding sequence ATGGCCGAGGAGCAGATCGAGGTGCCGGGCTGGGGGCGGTTGCCCTGTTGCCGGTTCGGATCGACGGTCGAGATCGAGGAACGGCTGGCCGCGCTGGTGATTGCGGGGCGCAAACGGGCGACCGTCTGGGACGGGCGCGACGAAAACCCGACAGTGCCGGGGATGCGGTGGGCGGTCATGGTGGGGGCGCGGCCCGTTGCGGTGATGGAAACCGTGGCCGTGGGCCGGAGGCGGTTTGACGCGATCGACGCGGCCTTTGCCGCGCTGGAAGGCGAGGGCGATGGGAGCCTGCGCTTTTGGCAGATCGCGCATGAGGAATACTTTGGCCGGGCGGGCCCGTTTGACCCGCAGATGTGGCTGTGGTGGGAGGAGTTCCGGCTGATCGCCGTGATCGACGCCGACCTTGCCGCCGCCGCGCCGGGGCATGTGGCGATGGAGGAGGCCGAAGCGCGCGAGAGGTTGGCGGCGCGCGGCTAG
- a CDS encoding acyl carrier protein — protein MSDIAARVKKIVVEHLGVEEDKVTENASFIDDLGADSLDTVELVMAFEEEFGIEIPDDAAETIQTFGDAVKFISEAA, from the coding sequence ATGAGCGACATCGCTGCACGCGTGAAGAAGATCGTCGTCGAGCATCTGGGCGTCGAAGAAGACAAGGTGACCGAGAATGCCTCGTTCATCGACGATCTGGGCGCGGATTCGCTCGACACGGTCGAACTGGTCATGGCCTTCGAGGAAGAGTTCGGGATCGAGATCCCCGATGACGCCGCCGAAACGATCCAGACCTTTGGCGACGCGGTGAAGTTCATCTCGGAAGCCGCCTGA